A region from the Variovorax sp. V93 genome encodes:
- a CDS encoding NUDIX domain-containing protein, whose translation MNDSSSGRTSPILKACACLVDARGRLLVFRHPGDGNMQLPKGTIEPGESPEVAVRRELLEESGIDHVGELLPLGTLQRDCEAGIEGNTLRHPQLWHLFLMRADGPLPETFDHVAMGSPEEDGLVFSFSWLAAGDDTANFTLPYRQAIERVRAALVAR comes from the coding sequence ATGAACGACAGCAGCAGCGGCCGCACCAGCCCGATCCTGAAGGCCTGCGCCTGCCTGGTCGACGCCAGGGGCCGGCTGCTGGTGTTCCGCCACCCCGGCGACGGCAACATGCAGCTGCCCAAGGGCACCATCGAGCCCGGCGAATCGCCCGAGGTGGCGGTGCGGCGCGAGCTGCTGGAGGAATCGGGCATCGACCACGTCGGCGAACTGCTGCCGCTCGGCACCCTGCAGCGCGACTGCGAAGCCGGCATCGAAGGCAATACGCTGCGCCACCCCCAGCTGTGGCACCTGTTCCTGATGCGCGCCGACGGCCCGCTGCCCGAAACCTTCGACCACGTGGCCATGGGCAGCCCCGAGGAGGACGGCCTGGTGTTCTCGTTCAGCTGGCTCGCAGCCGGCGACGACACGGCCAATTTCACCCTGCCCTACCGGCAGGCCATCGAGCGCGTTCGCGCGGCCCTGGTCGCAAGGTAA
- a CDS encoding NAD(P)/FAD-dependent oxidoreductase, with amino-acid sequence MSNSSSVHLFDAVVVGAGAAGLFCAALAGQRGLKVLLVDHSEKIAEKIRISGGGRANFTNRDLDVRAPQRHFIGDNPNFCRSALSRYAPQQFIDLVHKHGIAYHEKHKGQLFCDGSSQQIIDMLLAECDTGSVMRWQPCKLGKIVFSAPGEGTAGAGSYRIDSTRGPIETPRLVVATGGLSIPQIGASDFGYRLAEQFGLRVVAPRPALVPLTFGGEAWAPYAELAGLALPVRIETGARKEKMAFLEDLLFTHRGLSGPAVLQISSYWKPGSPLTLDFAPGVDVAEALGEAKLRSKKRIANELAALVPSRLADAWVGQDPALQRPVNEAADKALAALAERIARWQITPSGTEGYKKAEVTAGGVDTRDLSSQTMESKQPGLYFIGEVVDVTGWLGGYNFQWAWASAHACATAL; translated from the coding sequence TTGAGCAATTCGTCTTCGGTTCATTTATTCGACGCCGTCGTGGTCGGCGCCGGTGCCGCGGGCCTGTTCTGCGCGGCATTGGCCGGGCAGCGCGGGCTCAAGGTGCTGCTGGTCGACCACAGTGAAAAGATCGCGGAAAAAATCCGCATCTCGGGCGGCGGGCGCGCCAATTTCACCAACCGCGACCTCGACGTGCGCGCGCCGCAGCGCCACTTCATCGGCGACAACCCGAATTTCTGCCGCTCGGCGCTGTCGCGCTATGCGCCGCAGCAGTTCATCGACCTGGTGCACAAGCACGGCATTGCGTATCACGAAAAGCACAAGGGCCAGCTGTTCTGCGACGGCTCCTCGCAGCAGATCATCGACATGCTGCTGGCGGAGTGCGATACGGGCAGCGTCATGCGCTGGCAGCCGTGCAAGCTCGGAAAGATCGTGTTCTCGGCCCCCGGCGAGGGCACGGCGGGCGCAGGCAGCTACAGGATCGATAGCACCCGGGGCCCCATCGAGACACCCAGGCTGGTGGTCGCCACCGGCGGCCTGTCGATTCCGCAGATCGGCGCCAGCGACTTCGGCTACCGCCTGGCCGAGCAGTTCGGCCTGCGCGTCGTCGCGCCGCGCCCGGCCCTGGTGCCGCTGACCTTCGGCGGCGAAGCCTGGGCGCCGTATGCCGAACTGGCCGGGCTGGCGCTGCCGGTGCGCATCGAGACCGGCGCCAGGAAGGAAAAGATGGCCTTCCTCGAAGACCTGCTGTTCACCCACCGCGGCCTGTCGGGCCCGGCGGTGCTGCAGATTTCGAGCTACTGGAAGCCCGGCAGCCCGCTCACGCTCGACTTTGCACCCGGCGTGGACGTGGCCGAAGCCTTGGGCGAAGCCAAGCTGCGCTCGAAGAAGCGCATCGCCAACGAGCTGGCCGCGCTCGTGCCCTCCCGGCTGGCGGACGCCTGGGTCGGGCAGGACCCGGCTCTTCAGCGGCCCGTCAACGAGGCGGCCGACAAGGCCCTGGCGGCCCTGGCGGAGCGCATTGCCCGCTGGCAGATCACCCCCAGCGGCACCGAGGGCTACAAAAAGGCCGAAGTCACGGCCGGCGGCGTCGACACCCGCGATCTGTCCTCCCAGACCATGGAATCGAAGCAGCCGGGCCTGTATTTCATCGGCGAAGTGGTCGATGTGACGGGTTGGCTGGGCGGATACAACTTCCAATGGGCCTGGGCGAGCGCACACGCGTGCGCAACCGCGCTATAA
- a CDS encoding nucleoside 2-deoxyribosyltransferase — MDTSPDNPARPRIYLAGPDVFRPDAREHFVRLAAACDALGLAALLPADGNEEPGAQAPEMQIYQANMQRLRGADGVVANLACFRGLEPDSGTVFEVGAAVALQIPVVAYGVPAGSYADRARSALQCAPDAAGVLRESGSGIAVEDFGQPLNLMLACSIHIAPTPEAALQKMAQLLAAPAR, encoded by the coding sequence ATGGACACATCCCCCGACAACCCGGCGCGCCCGCGGATCTACCTTGCCGGCCCCGACGTCTTCCGCCCCGACGCCAGGGAGCACTTCGTGCGGCTCGCGGCCGCCTGCGATGCGCTGGGGCTGGCAGCCCTGCTGCCGGCCGACGGCAACGAGGAGCCGGGTGCGCAGGCGCCGGAAATGCAGATCTACCAGGCCAACATGCAGCGCCTTCGCGGCGCCGACGGCGTGGTGGCCAACCTCGCGTGCTTCCGCGGCCTGGAGCCCGATTCGGGCACGGTGTTCGAGGTGGGCGCCGCGGTGGCGCTGCAGATTCCGGTCGTGGCCTACGGCGTGCCCGCGGGCAGCTATGCCGACCGCGCCCGCTCGGCGCTGCAGTGCGCGCCCGATGCGGCCGGGGTGCTGCGCGAGAGCGGCAGCGGCATCGCGGTGGAGGATTTCGGACAGCCGCTGAACCTGATGCTGGCCTGCTCGATCCACATCGCGCCGACGCCGGAAGCGGCGCTGCAGAAGATGGCGCAGCTGCTCGCCGCGCCTGCGCGCTGA
- a CDS encoding sterol desaturase family protein: MLDIDKLNEFTQTHGELRRGRGLVTGTIALSLGILCFLGVLAFHFPQYLTTPELRKSYNVDVMRFILLAAMVVSGGLALVNIIFNRSRWLSSAAFLLVAAAALLGGHKVPVNDFADNTPYIGLDWFILDLLGSSLIFIFIEKLFALRKDQPVFRAEWQTDFHHFVVNHMIVGFVLLATNLMVHKFFGWAANDGVRGWVGNLPFWAGLLLIILVADLVQYWTHRAYHEVPVLWRLHAVHHSVKSMDWMAGSRQHILELLITRTLVLAPIYVLGFSKEVIDAYIVVVGFQAVFNHCNVSVRLGPLRYVIVTPNFHHWHHSQDVEALDKNYSAHYAFLDYLFGTAVKSTKLWPEKYGVLGDYVPNGFFKQLKFPFVWKG; this comes from the coding sequence ATGCTGGACATCGACAAACTCAACGAATTCACCCAGACCCATGGCGAGCTGCGCCGCGGCCGAGGCCTCGTCACGGGAACCATCGCGCTGAGCCTGGGCATCCTGTGCTTCCTTGGCGTGCTGGCCTTCCACTTTCCCCAATACCTCACGACGCCCGAGCTGCGCAAGAGCTACAACGTCGACGTGATGCGCTTCATCCTGCTGGCGGCCATGGTGGTGTCGGGCGGGCTGGCGCTGGTGAACATCATCTTCAACCGCTCGCGCTGGCTCTCTTCGGCCGCCTTCCTGCTGGTGGCCGCGGCCGCGCTGCTGGGCGGCCACAAGGTGCCGGTGAACGACTTTGCCGACAACACGCCCTACATCGGCCTGGACTGGTTCATCCTGGACCTGCTGGGCTCCTCGCTGATCTTCATCTTCATCGAGAAGCTGTTCGCGCTGCGCAAGGACCAGCCGGTGTTCCGCGCCGAATGGCAGACCGACTTCCACCATTTCGTGGTCAACCACATGATCGTGGGCTTCGTCCTGCTGGCCACCAACCTGATGGTGCACAAGTTCTTCGGCTGGGCCGCCAACGACGGCGTGCGCGGCTGGGTGGGCAACCTGCCGTTCTGGGCCGGGCTGCTGCTGATCATCCTGGTGGCCGACCTCGTGCAGTACTGGACCCACCGCGCCTACCACGAGGTGCCGGTGCTGTGGCGCCTGCACGCGGTGCACCACAGCGTGAAGAGCATGGACTGGATGGCCGGCTCGCGCCAGCACATCCTCGAGCTGCTGATCACGCGCACGCTGGTGCTGGCGCCCATCTACGTGCTGGGCTTCTCCAAGGAAGTGATCGACGCGTACATCGTGGTGGTGGGCTTCCAGGCGGTGTTCAACCACTGCAACGTGAGCGTGCGGCTCGGGCCGCTGCGCTACGTCATCGTCACGCCCAACTTCCACCACTGGCATCACAGCCAGGACGTGGAGGCGCTCGACAAGAACTATTCGGCGCACTACGCCTTTCTCGACTATCTCTTCGGCACCGCGGTGAAGAGCACCAAGCTCTGGCCCGAGAAGTACGGCGTGCTCGGCGACTACGTGCCGAACGGCTTCTTCAAGCAGTTGAAGTTTCCTTTCGTCTGGAAGGGATGA
- a CDS encoding DUF4242 domain-containing protein, with protein sequence MPLYLIERNFADQLEVSPEAAAGIIRVNDDVGVRWLYSFLSADKKKTYCLYEAPGIEPIREAARRNGLPADVVIEVGELRPPPLPADLLSA encoded by the coding sequence ATGCCTCTCTACCTGATCGAGCGCAATTTTGCGGATCAACTCGAGGTCTCGCCCGAGGCCGCGGCCGGCATCATCCGCGTCAACGACGACGTCGGCGTGCGCTGGCTGTATTCGTTCCTCAGCGCCGACAAGAAGAAGACCTACTGCCTGTACGAAGCCCCCGGCATCGAGCCGATCCGCGAGGCGGCACGGCGCAACGGACTGCCGGCCGACGTGGTGATCGAGGTCGGCGAGCTGCGCCCGCCGCCGCTGCCGGCCGACCTCCTGTCGGCCTGA
- the rpsU gene encoding 30S ribosomal protein S21 yields the protein MTTIRVKENEPFDVALRRFKRTIEKLGLLTDLRAREFYEKPTAERKRKKAAAVKRHYKRVRSMQLPKKLY from the coding sequence ATGACCACCATCCGCGTTAAAGAAAACGAGCCTTTCGACGTCGCCCTGCGCCGCTTCAAGCGCACCATCGAAAAGCTCGGCCTGCTGACCGACCTGCGTGCCCGCGAGTTCTACGAAAAGCCGACCGCCGAGCGCAAGCGCAAGAAGGCAGCCGCCGTCAAGCGCCACTACAAGCGCGTGCGCAGCATGCAGCTGCCCAAGAAGCTGTACTAA
- a CDS encoding sulfite exporter TauE/SafE family protein yields the protein MTISNELATGHWAAAAAVFLLAGVIKGVVGLGLPTVSMALLALWMPPVRAAALLIVPSLVTNLWQTGPRASFWPVLRRIGGMQAGIVAGTLGGALWLGVPAGEWASVALGVALVAYALWGLTGRQLQVPAAHERWLGPVVGAATGLVTAVTGVFVVPAVPYLQALGLQRDALIQAMGISFTTSTVVLAIGLAGNGGYPVAAVGGSLAMLVPALGGMAIGTWLRKRLPVSVFRRCFLAGLALLGLYMVVRALA from the coding sequence ATGACGATCTCGAACGAACTGGCAACAGGCCACTGGGCCGCCGCCGCCGCGGTATTTCTTCTGGCCGGTGTGATCAAGGGCGTGGTCGGGCTCGGGCTGCCGACGGTGTCGATGGCGCTGCTCGCGCTCTGGATGCCGCCGGTGCGCGCGGCGGCGCTGTTGATCGTGCCTTCGCTGGTCACCAACCTCTGGCAGACCGGGCCGCGCGCGAGCTTCTGGCCTGTGCTGCGCCGCATCGGTGGCATGCAGGCGGGCATCGTGGCGGGCACCCTGGGCGGCGCGCTGTGGCTGGGCGTGCCGGCGGGTGAATGGGCCTCGGTGGCGCTGGGCGTGGCGCTGGTGGCCTATGCGCTCTGGGGTCTCACGGGGCGGCAGCTGCAGGTGCCCGCGGCGCACGAGCGCTGGCTCGGGCCGGTGGTGGGCGCAGCCACGGGCCTGGTGACCGCGGTGACTGGCGTGTTCGTGGTGCCGGCCGTGCCCTATCTGCAGGCCCTGGGCTTGCAGCGCGACGCGCTGATCCAGGCGATGGGCATCTCGTTCACCACCTCGACCGTGGTGCTCGCCATCGGGCTCGCGGGCAACGGCGGCTATCCGGTGGCGGCGGTGGGAGGATCGCTCGCGATGCTGGTGCCCGCCCTCGGCGGCATGGCGATCGGCACCTGGCTGCGCAAGCGGCTGCCGGTGTCGGTGTTCAGGCGCTGCTTCCTGGCCGGGCTGGCGCTGCTGGGGCTCTACATGGTGGTTCGCGCGCTGGCGTGA
- a CDS encoding GatB/YqeY domain-containing protein yields MTLKEQITEDMKTAMRAKDSERLATIRLLLAAMKQKEVDERVELDDAMVVAIVDKMVKQRKDSIAAFTTGGRTDLADKEAAEIKVLEVYLPQRMSADEVAAEVKAIVAELGAKGPGDMGKVMGAVKTRLAGKADMGQVSAAVKAALANA; encoded by the coding sequence ATGACACTCAAAGAACAGATCACCGAAGACATGAAGACCGCGATGCGCGCCAAGGACTCGGAGCGCCTGGCCACCATCCGCCTGCTGCTGGCCGCAATGAAGCAGAAGGAAGTCGACGAGCGCGTGGAGCTCGACGACGCCATGGTCGTTGCCATCGTCGACAAGATGGTCAAGCAGCGCAAGGACTCGATCGCCGCGTTCACGACCGGCGGCCGCACCGACCTGGCCGACAAGGAAGCCGCCGAGATCAAGGTGCTCGAGGTCTACCTGCCGCAGCGCATGAGCGCCGATGAGGTGGCCGCCGAAGTGAAGGCCATCGTGGCCGAACTGGGCGCCAAGGGTCCCGGCGACATGGGCAAGGTGATGGGCGCGGTCAAGACCCGCCTCGCAGGCAAGGCCGACATGGGCCAGGTGAGCGCCGCCGTCAAGGCCGCCCTCGCGAACGCCTGA
- a CDS encoding LysR family transcriptional regulator, with the protein MRFDLTDLRLFLHVVEAGSLTAGAARSHMTLASASQRVRGMEDALGSPLLTRHAQGVRPTEAGRTLLHHARVVLQQMERLRGELGEYGQGLKGHVRFMCGTSALTEHLPEVLSRFLMQHPRISVDLEERPSPDTVDALRGGRCDIGIVSDAIDTEGLECHPFRRDDLVLVMPRGHALAGRRRVMLAEVIDSEFVGLPADSALQLLLTQHARALGRHLAYRVRVGNFEAVCRMVENGIGVGIVPQTAAERCARSMKIARAALGDTWAERTLMACVRSSQELPLNARRMLEHLVAPVEQAAAK; encoded by the coding sequence ATGCGATTCGATCTCACCGACCTGCGGCTCTTTCTCCACGTGGTCGAGGCCGGCAGCCTCACGGCCGGTGCGGCGCGCTCGCACATGACGCTGGCCTCGGCCAGCCAGCGCGTGCGCGGCATGGAAGACGCCCTCGGCAGCCCGCTGCTCACGCGCCACGCGCAGGGCGTGCGCCCCACCGAGGCCGGCCGTACGCTGCTGCACCATGCGCGCGTCGTGCTGCAGCAGATGGAGCGCCTGCGCGGCGAGCTCGGCGAGTACGGCCAGGGCCTCAAGGGCCACGTGCGCTTCATGTGCGGCACCTCGGCGCTGACCGAGCACCTGCCCGAGGTGCTGAGCCGCTTTCTCATGCAGCATCCGCGCATCTCGGTCGACCTCGAGGAGCGGCCCAGCCCGGACACCGTCGACGCGCTGCGCGGCGGCCGCTGCGACATCGGCATCGTCTCGGACGCCATCGACACCGAGGGCCTCGAATGCCACCCGTTCCGCCGCGACGACCTGGTGCTGGTGATGCCGCGCGGCCATGCGCTGGCCGGCCGGCGGCGCGTGATGCTGGCCGAGGTGATCGACAGCGAATTCGTCGGCCTGCCCGCCGACAGCGCGCTGCAGCTGCTGCTCACGCAGCATGCCCGTGCGCTCGGCAGGCACCTGGCCTATCGCGTGCGCGTGGGCAACTTCGAGGCCGTGTGCCGCATGGTGGAGAACGGCATCGGCGTGGGCATCGTGCCGCAGACGGCGGCCGAACGCTGCGCCCGCTCGATGAAGATCGCGCGCGCCGCGCTCGGCGACACCTGGGCCGAGCGCACGCTGATGGCATGCGTGCGCTCGTCGCAGGAACTGCCGCTCAATGCGCGGCGCATGCTCGAGCACCTGGTGGCGCCGGTGGAACAGGCTGCGGCGAAATAG
- a CDS encoding YaeF family permuted papain-like enzyme, producing the protein MMRRHLRVAALGAAALLLLSACATRVDLPSKDAGLRLRVQSSVIAPGNGGELIAADALQPGDILLTSIATVNSFGIRLGTFSPVSHAVLYLGDGLVAEAVGSGVRARPLADVVDEEQMVVAFRVPGLDASGAQKLRAWANSQVGIRYNTTGVLLNAPFVLNRRLCELPLVPSAVSHYCISGMAMVQLGASRDDQFFCSQFVLEAYRRAGLPITDADPRWVSPADLLHMREGDVPSIAATQPLRYVGHLKYNPPPLLAADGP; encoded by the coding sequence ATGATGCGGCGCCATCTCCGCGTGGCGGCGCTCGGCGCTGCCGCATTGCTGCTGCTGTCGGCCTGCGCCACCCGCGTCGACCTGCCCTCGAAAGACGCGGGGCTGCGCCTGCGCGTGCAGAGCTCGGTCATCGCGCCCGGCAACGGCGGCGAGCTCATTGCCGCCGACGCGCTGCAGCCCGGCGACATCCTGCTGACCTCCATCGCCACGGTCAATTCCTTCGGCATCCGGCTGGGCACCTTCTCGCCCGTGAGCCATGCCGTGCTCTACCTGGGCGATGGCCTGGTCGCCGAGGCGGTTGGCAGCGGCGTGCGCGCGCGGCCGCTGGCCGACGTGGTGGACGAAGAACAGATGGTCGTGGCCTTCCGGGTGCCCGGGCTCGATGCCTCGGGTGCCCAGAAACTGCGCGCCTGGGCCAACTCGCAGGTGGGCATCCGCTACAACACCACCGGCGTGCTGCTGAATGCGCCATTCGTGCTGAACCGGCGCCTGTGCGAGCTGCCGCTCGTTCCCTCCGCCGTCAGCCACTACTGCATCAGCGGCATGGCCATGGTGCAGCTGGGCGCGAGCCGCGACGACCAGTTCTTCTGTTCCCAGTTCGTGCTCGAGGCCTACCGGCGGGCCGGCCTGCCGATCACCGACGCCGACCCGCGCTGGGTCAGCCCGGCCGACCTGCTGCACATGCGCGAGGGCGACGTGCCCTCGATTGCCGCCACGCAGCCGCTGCGCTACGTGGGCCACCTCAAATACAACCCGCCGCCGCTGCTTGCCGCAGACGGCCCCTGA
- a CDS encoding cupin domain-containing protein: MTRQPFAAWAIGAALIAAIATSWAQSGDHQMISPADLKWADVPSLPPGAKLAVIEGPMSEAVPFTVRLKVPANYRVPSHWHPAVERVTVLSGTFHMGLGDKLDMQKSMPVVAGGMMILQPKTPHFAWTSEETVVQLHGTGPWGITYVNPADDPRAK; this comes from the coding sequence ATGACACGCCAGCCATTTGCCGCCTGGGCGATCGGCGCCGCCCTGATCGCGGCCATCGCCACCAGCTGGGCCCAGTCCGGCGACCACCAGATGATCTCGCCCGCCGACCTCAAATGGGCCGACGTTCCCTCGCTGCCGCCCGGCGCGAAGCTCGCGGTGATCGAAGGCCCGATGAGCGAGGCCGTGCCCTTCACGGTGCGCCTCAAGGTGCCGGCCAACTACCGGGTACCGTCGCACTGGCATCCGGCCGTCGAGCGGGTGACCGTGCTCTCGGGCACCTTCCACATGGGCCTGGGCGACAAGCTCGACATGCAGAAGTCGATGCCGGTGGTGGCGGGCGGCATGATGATCCTGCAGCCCAAGACGCCGCACTTCGCCTGGACCAGCGAAGAAACGGTGGTGCAGCTGCACGGCACCGGGCCCTGGGGCATCACCTACGTCAATCCGGCGGACGACCCGCGGGCGAAATGA
- a CDS encoding group 1 truncated hemoglobin, protein MPATLYERLGGEERIQRLVTDVVENHYANPLIRSRFANSNRAEVERHVVEFLCSGSGGPQCYTGKDLVSAHKGMNISEQELVAAMDDIVAAMTKNGYDQAEKNEVVAILYSLKGDVVRL, encoded by the coding sequence ATGCCTGCAACCCTGTACGAACGACTTGGCGGAGAGGAGCGCATCCAGCGCCTCGTCACCGACGTCGTCGAGAACCACTACGCCAACCCGCTCATCCGTTCGCGCTTTGCGAACAGCAACCGCGCCGAGGTCGAGCGCCATGTGGTCGAGTTCCTCTGCTCCGGCAGCGGTGGCCCGCAGTGCTACACCGGCAAGGACCTGGTGTCGGCCCACAAGGGCATGAACATCAGCGAGCAGGAGCTGGTCGCCGCCATGGACGACATCGTCGCGGCCATGACCAAGAACGGCTACGACCAGGCCGAGAAGAACGAGGTGGTCGCGATCCTCTATTCGTTGAAGGGCGACGTGGTGCGGCTGTAG